A single window of Sparus aurata chromosome 12, fSpaAur1.1, whole genome shotgun sequence DNA harbors:
- the anxa3b gene encoding annexin A3b codes for MSVWDDLDLLLDSPSSLTVTSNTKGTVKDKANFKAEEDVSALRKAIEGIGTTEKTLIEVLTQRSNAQRQLIAKAYEKATGRKLVADLEGDTHGDFEDLLVALVTPPAVYDCHEVIKAIKGAGTTESTLTEIFASRSNRQIKALSEAYLAETGRSMIHDLQSEVSGDYGKALFILAEGKRDESTNVDTSKAKADAKALYEAGEKKWGTDEAKFIDILCHRSIPQLRQTLVEYKAISKKTLQDSIESEMSGNLEKILVAVVKCVKNVPAYLAERLFKSMKGLGTTESTLTRILVSRSEIDLLDIRTEYKKLFGVSLYSQLESEVSGSYGNALKHLCGQDD; via the exons ATGTCTGTGTGG GATGATTTGGACCTGCTCTTAGACTCCCCCTCTTCACTGACTGTGACA tCCAACACAAAAGGTACTGTGAAGGACAAGGCAAACTTCAAAGCAGAGGAGGATGTGTCTGCACTGAGGAAAGCCATAGAGGGCATTG gCACGACAGAAAAGACGCTGATTGAGGTGTTGACCCAAAGAAGTAACGCTCAGCGTCAGCTCATTGCTAAGGCCTATGAGAAAGCCACAGGAAGG AAACTAGTAGCTGACCTGGAAGGCGACACTCACGGAGACTTTGAGGACTTGTTGGTGGCCTTGGTGACGCCTCCTGCTGTCTACGACTGTCATGAAGTCATCAAAGCCATCAAG GGTGCAGGGACCACAGAGAGTACACTGACAGAAATATTTGCCTCCAGATCCAACAGGCAGATCAAGGCCCTGTCTGAAGCTTACCTGGCAG AAACTGGAAGATCGATGATTCATGATCTGCAGTCGGAGGTGTCTGGAGATTATGGCAAAGCACTGTTCATCTTGGCTGAG GGGAAGAGGGACGAGAGCACCAATGTGGACACCAGCAAAGCTAAAGCAGATGCTAAG GCCCTGTATGAAGCAGGAGAGAAGAAGTGGGGGACGGACGAGGCAAAGTTTATTGACATCCTGTGCCACAGGAGTATTCCCCAGCTTCGACAGA cTCTGGTAGAGTACAAGGCCATTAGTAAGAAGACTCTGCAGGACAGCATTGAGAGCGAGATGTCTGGAAACCTGGAGAAGATACTGGTGGCTGTTG TTAAGTGCGTGAAGAACGTTCCTGCATACCTCGCTGAGAGGCTTTTCAAGAGCATGAAG GGTCTGGGAACCACAGAGTCCACTTTGACAAGGATATTGGTCAGTCGCTCAGAGATCGACCTGCTGGACATCAGAACCGAATACAAGAAGCTGTTTGGAGTTTCCCTCTACTCCCAATTAGAG TCTGAAGTGTCGGGCAGTTACGGTAACGCCCTCAAGCATCTATGTGGCCAGGACGACTAA
- the ak3 gene encoding GTP:AMP phosphotransferase AK3, mitochondrial, which produces MALHKIFRAVIMGPPGSGKGTVSARITKTFGLKHLSSGDILRANINAKTELGLLMKSCIDQGQLVPDDVMSRLILSDLRALDQSSWLLDGFPRTVSQADALDKAYSVDTVINLNVPFQTIKQRLTSRWTHLPSGRVYNVDFNPPKVPGLDDVTGEPLVQRDDDTPETVTRRLKAYETQTEPVLEYYRSKGVLQSFSGTETNKIWPHIEAFLHSKLSSVNHKVA; this is translated from the exons ATGGCTCTGCATAAGATTTTTCGCGCTGTCATAATGGGACCTCCCGGCTCGGGGAAGGGAACAGTGTCTGCGCGCATCACCAAAACTTTTGGACTGAAACACCTCTCCAGCGGGGACATTTTGAGAGCAAACATCAACGCCAAAACCG aacTCGGCCTGCTGATGAAGTCCTGCATCGATCAGGGTCAGCTGGTACCCGATGATGTCATGTCTCGTCTCATCCTGAGTGACCTGAGAGCTCTGGACCAGAGCAGCTGGCTGCTCGACG GCTTTCCTCGTACTGTATCCCAGGCGGACGCTCTGGATAAAGCCTACAGTGTGGACACAGTCATCAACCTCAATGTACCTTTCCAGACCATCAAACAGAGGCTGACCTCACGCTGGACTCACCTTCCCAGCGGCAGAGTTTACAACGTAGATTTCAACCCGCCTAAAGTCCCT GGTTTGGACGACGTGACAGGGGAGCCTCTGGTGCAGAGGGACGACGACACGCCGGAGACGGTCACACGGAGACTGAAGGCCTACGAAACCCAGACAGAGCCCGTCTTAGAGTACTACAG GAGCAAAGGTGTGCTGCAGAGCTTCTCTGGCACAGAGACCAACAAGATCTGGCCGCACATTGAGGCTTTCCTCCACAGTAAACTCTCCTCCGTCAACCATAAAGTTGCGTAG
- the rcl1 gene encoding RNA 3'-terminal phosphate cyclase-like protein, whose protein sequence is MASHGLAYDGCNFFRQRLVLSTLSGKRVKIKNIRSKDDDPGLRDFEASFIRLLDKVTNGSRIEINQTGTVLFYQPGLLSGGPVEHDCNTQRSIGYYLEALLMLAPFMKTPLRATLKGVTNDPLDPTVDLLKSTALPLMKTFGIDGEGFDLKVVKRGMAPGGGGEVVFTCPVRRTIRPVQLTDPGKIKRIRGVAYSVRVSPQMANRLVESTRSILNKFIPDIYIYTDHMKGANSGKSPGFGLTLVAETLNGSFLSAEMSSTPQGQGGPILPEDLGRNCAKMLLEEVYRGGCVDSSNQSLALLLMTLGQQDVSKVLLGPLSPYTIEFLRHIKDFFQTMFKIEVQKPSEDERKGGDKVLMTCVGVGYSNINKTIK, encoded by the exons atggCAAGCCACGGGCTCGCGTACGACGGCTGCAATTTCTTCAGACAGCGACTGGTCTTGTCCACACTCAGCGGGAAGCGTGTTAAAATCAAAAACATCAGGTCCAAAGATGACGACCCGGGGCTGCGCG ATTTTGAGGCCAGCTTCATCAGACTGCTAGACAAAGTGACCAATGGTTCCAGAATAGAGATCAACCAAACAG GTACTGTATTATTCTACCAGCCTGGCTTGTTAAGTGGTGGCCCGGTAGAACATGATTGCAACACGCAGCGCTCGATCGGCTACTATCTGGAGGCCCTTCTCATGCTGGCTCCGTTCATGAAGACCCCTCTGAGGGCCACACTGAAGGGAGTCACCAACGACCCGCTTGACCCGACG GTCGACCTGCTGAAGTCCACAGCCCTCCCTCTGATGAAGACTTTTGGTATTGATGGAGAAGGCTTCGATCTCAAG GTGGTTAAGAGGGGGATGGCACCCGGTGGGGGAGGAGAGGTAGTGTTCACATGTCCTGTCCGCAGGACCATAAGGCCGGTGCAGCTGACTGACCCAGGAAAGATCAAGAGGATCAGAGGAGTGGC ATATTCAGTGCGAGTTTCTCCTCAGATGGCCAACAGGTTGGTGGAGTCAACCAGGAGCATCCTCAACAAGTTCATTCCAGACATCTACATCTACACAGACCACATGAAAGGAGCCAACTCCGGCAA GTCTCCAGGTTTCGGGCTGACCCTGGTGGCAGAGACCCTGAACGGCTCCTTCCTAAGTGCTGAGATGTCGTCTACGCCGCAGGGGCAGGGAGGCCCCATACTACCAGAGGACCTCGGCAGGAACTGTGCCAAAATGCTTTTGGAGGAGGTATATCGG GGTGGCTGCGTGGATTCATCCAATCAAAGCCTGGCGCTGCTGTTGATGACCCTTGGCCAGCAGGACGTGTCGAAGGTTCTGCTCGGACCGCTCTCCCCCTACAC gATCGAGTTCCTCAGACACATTAAAGATTTCTTCCAGACGATGTTCAAGATTGAGGTTCAGAAGCCTTCAGAAGATGAAAGAAAAGGTGGAGACAAAGTCCTGATGACGTGTGTAGGAGTCGGTTACAGCAACATCAACAAAACCATTAAATAA
- the cdc37l1 gene encoding hsp90 co-chaperone Cdc37-like 1 has translation MEWLGNGASLCPDEESNSDPSSTARGFSPVYPHQQSPSSPPCDCAMESLCQSQQRCVKASIVSSWRLAEAQDQLCSLGVHSSESLEQERARTRACPTELSHTEEEWRRKESMLGGQEPSRSPVLGAVGSWDVFDKSIINVQNKQAEMDQDKCKTFLQKYEQELRHFGMLHRWDDSQRFLADMPQLICEETANYLILWCMRLQQEGKEALMEQVAHQAVVMQFILEMASNSQQDPRGCFRQFFHKAKDGQDVYLEVFHTELEAFKHRVKDYAVKCRGDTVNEIEQRNTGTNRRLDPKEAVAEYPMKRCIEAGLWTSTGRWTKDDTTETDDIRMMETS, from the exons ATGGAGTGGCTGGGCAACGGAGCTTCACTTTGCCCTGATGAGGAGTCTAACAGTGACCCATCTTCAACAGCCAGGGGCTTCAGTCCTGTTTATCCCCACCAGCAG TCACCATCCTCGCCCCCTTGTGATTGTGCCATGGAGTCACTGTGCCAGAGCCAGCAGCGCTGTGTGAAGGCCTCCATCGTCTCCAGCTGGAGACTGGCTGAAGCACAGGACCAGCTGTGTTCTCTAGGGGTCCACAGCTCTGAGTCCCTGGAGCAGGAGCGAGCTCGCACTCGGGCCTGCCCCACAGAACTGTCACACACGGAGGAGGAGTGGCGGCGCAAGGAGAGCATGCTGGGAGGTCAGGAGCCGAGCCGCAGTCCTGTGCTCGGAGCAGTCGGGAGCTGGGACGTTTTTGATAAG AGTATCATCAATGTCCAGAATAAACAAGCAGAAATGGATCAGGACAAGTGCAAGACGTTTCTCCAAAAGTACGAGCAAGAGCTCAGGCATTTTG GTATGTTGCACAGATGGGACGACAGTCAGCGATTCCTGGCAGACATGCCTCAGCTCATCTGTGAGGAAACCGCCAACTACTTAATTCTGTGGTGCATGAGACTGCAGCAAGAAGGG AAAGAAGCACTGATGGAGCAGGTAGCGCACCAAGCTGTAGTCATGCAGTTCATCCTGGAGATGGCGTCGAACTCCCAGCAGGATCCTCGAGGCTGCTTCCGACAGTTCTTCCACAAAGCCAAA GACGGACAAGACGTCTACTTAGAAGTCTTCCATACAGAGCTCGAGGCCTTCAAACACAGAGTGAAAGACTACGCAGTCAAGTGTAGAGGTGATACAGTTAACGAGATCGAGCAACGAAACACTGGCACAAACCGCAGACTTGACCCCAAAGAAGCA GTGGCAGAGTATCCCATGAAGCGCTGTATAGAGGCCGGTTTGTGGACAAGCACAGGAAGGTGGACAAAGGACGACACCACAGAAACGGACGATATACGCATGATGGAGACCTCGTAG